One region of Mangifera indica cultivar Alphonso chromosome 3, CATAS_Mindica_2.1, whole genome shotgun sequence genomic DNA includes:
- the LOC123212514 gene encoding protein FLX-like 3, whose amino-acid sequence MAGRNRIPREAYNDRHGFPPERAFIRGPPLPQPRPHPALLEEELEMQHAEIQRLLSDNHWLVEDRMGMQQELAAAKEELHRMNMVIAEIRTEQEMHLRELVEKGLKLEADLRATEPLKKEAVQLRYEIQKMNNIRNELSGQVQNLQKDLAKLQADNQQIPRLRAEVDGLHQELMHARAAADYEKKANIELVEQRQAMEKNLVSLAREVEKLRAELASVDSRPWGAGGQYGMNFSSSEGFFRSPYRDGYGVHRGVTDKGPMYGPGPASWEKP is encoded by the exons ATGGCTGGCAGAAATCGTATTCCTCGTGAAGCTTACAATGACCGACATGGGTTCCCCCCTGAAAGAGCTTTCATTCGTGGCCCTCCTTTGCCACAGCCTCGTCCTCATCCTGCATTATTGGAGGAAGAACTTGAAATGCAGCATGCCGAAATCCAGAGACTCTTGAGTGATAACCATTGGCTGGTTGAAGATCGAATGGGTATGCAGCAAGAGCTTGCTGCCGCTAAGGAGGAGCTTCATCGAATGAATATGGTCATTGCTGAAATTCGTACAGAACAAGAAATGCACTTGAGGGAACTTGTTGAGAAAGGATTGAAGCTAGAGGCAGATCTTCGTGCAACTGAGCCTTTGAAAAAGGAGGCTGTACAACTCCGATATGAAATTCAGAAGATGAATAATATAAGGAATGAACTCAGCGGACAAGTTCAGAACCTCCAGAAAGATCTTGCAAAATTGCAAGCTGATAATCAACAGATTCCTCGTTTAAGGGCAGAAGTTGATGGCCTGCACCAGGAGCTTATGCATGCTAG AGCTGCTGCTGATTATGAAAAGAAGGCAAACATTGAGCTGGTAGAGCAGAGACAGGCAATGGAGAAGAATTTGGTTTCCCTGGCTCGTGAAGTTGAAAAGCTACGTGCTGAACTTGCTAGTGTTGACAGTAGACCATGGGGCGCTG GTGGACAATATGGGATGAATTTCAGCAGTTCAGAGGGGTTTTTTCGCAGTCCTTACAGAGATGGATATGGGGTTCATCGG GGTGTTACTGACAAGGGGCCTATGTATGGCCCAGGTCCTGCTTCATGGGAGAAACCTTGA